GCTCGTCCGCCAGTATGATGGACGGTTCGTTGACCAGCGCCCGGGCGATGGCGACGCGCTGGCGCTGTCCACCCGACATCTCGTTGGGCCTGTGGCGGGCCCGGTCGCCAACGCCCACCGCTTCAAGGGCCTCCATCGAGCGATTCCGCCGTTCTTGGCCGTCCGTTCCGCGGTAGAGGAGCGGCAATTCCACGTTGTGCAGCGCGTCCATTCTCGGGAGCAGGTTGAAGGCCTGGAACACGAACCCGATCATCCGGTTTCGGATGAAGGCCTGTTCGTCATCGGAGAGTGCACCGACCGGTCTGCCGTCGAGCGCGTAGCTGCCTGCCGTCGGTACGTCCAGGCAGCCCAGAATGTTCATCAGGGTGGATTTGCCCGAACCTGACCGGCCCGTAACGGCGACATATTCTCCCCGGTTTATGGTGGCGGATACGCCACGGAGCGCGGGAATGCGGTCGTTTCCCATGGGGAAGGATCTATGCAGATCCTCAATGTAGATTAAAGGAGGATCGTTGTTTAAAAGGCGCACGACTAAGACCTCCGAATGGGTGGGCAATTCGGTGCTATGTAGGCTTAGTCGTGGTTTGGGTGGGGAAACTCGTGTTCTACTTTACGGTCATATCAACTGTGTTTACCGTTCTTCGTCACTTCGAATTCGACGGTGCCGCTCTCCGTTAAGACCGTGATGTCGGGATTTGTAAGATCTTCGGTGGTTGCAAACGACATCCAGTATTCGTTGTGCGCCCACGAAATTATGGGCTTTAGTTTCTTTATCTCTCCATACTTCGCTACACCGCAAATCGTATGCATGACCAGACTGGTGTCTTTTGCGCGGTTTCCGTCCAACACCAGGTCAATATCACCGGAAACAGATCGTACGTAGCATCGGTGCCCGTTGTTGCGGCTA
This genomic window from Gemmatimonadota bacterium contains:
- a CDS encoding ABC transporter ATP-binding protein gives rise to the protein MGNDRIPALRGVSATINRGEYVAVTGRSGSGKSTLMNILGCLDVPTAGSYALDGRPVGALSDDEQAFIRNRMIGFVFQAFNLLPRMDALHNVELPLLYRGTDGQERRNRSMEALEAVGVGDRARHRPNEMSGGQRQRVAIARALVNEPSIILADEPTGNLDSGTGEEIMAIFDRLNADGHTIVLVTHEEHVASHCKRIIHLRDGVIEADRSTA